Below is a window of Pelobates fuscus isolate aPelFus1 chromosome 13, aPelFus1.pri, whole genome shotgun sequence DNA.
GCAGGAGAAACCGTTTAAGGGCTGTGGAGATCGGACAAGAGCATTAACCACGAATGCCCAGCTACAAAAAGCTTCTACTATGAATGGGAAATAATGTGGACTGGGGTGAAAGCGACTACctgattataaatatattaactcATCAAAACAAATGGGATCTCTCGTCCTTTGCCCCTGTAATAAAAAAGCCGATTCAACACTCAACCACTAGATGGCAGAACATCACGTAAAACCTATTGGTCTCTATTCTCCAAGGTGGGAATTGACCAGGGAACGGTGAATTTTGGGATGTAATGGCTGAGCTGACAGTACAGCAGACTTGGAGATATTGTCCATTTTTCGGTCAATTCTGAAATCTGTTTTATTGAATTGTTGTCGTCGTCGTCCCCACGGGTATTTCAGAGACATTATCTGTGTTTGAATTCTTAATGAATGTGATATGCTGGCACATTCTACCTTTCCTGTGCCCGGTCAATGCATCCATACAGTGAAATCGCTACACATAAGCAGTGTCCATTGGATTGTAAGGATTGGAATTAAGAATGATGCATTTCTTGCACGAGTCAATAAACTACTTCATGCAAACGATTTAGTTGGAGTCTGGTCTCTGAACGTGTGAGAGTGAACTAAATAAAGTCAGGGTGCACACTTGCCCTCCGTGTCCCAAACCTCTAGGTAAATGTTGATTCAGGAGGAGGGTTCCTGTAATGTTCTCCTTAATTCTCATTTCTCCGGTTTCTTCCGCTGAGACACGACCAACGACACATTCTGCAGGTGGGAATTGAAACAATCTGCCTTTTCCTCATTGCTTTTCTTACAGCATTTCTGAGCGTCATTCCACACGGCTTTCTTGGAGCTGCAGATAGTCTCTATAAACTTCTCTTTCtacgagaaaaaaaataaataaaaaatattttactcttaTAAATCCTACAGGAATATGGGCAATCTATGTCTTAGCTCAGCAccgttaaatggacactgtaggcacccagaccactacaagctcattgacgtggtctgggtgctgtgtacaAAATTAAATGGAGCGTATCATGAAAGTCGTAGGAAATGTTCATTGTTTTATTTAGTGGTGTATAGTAAGAGAAATGGCGGTTTTCGTTTAATggcaaaacaatatatttttaaaattcattatTTTTGTCACACTGTATGTGTGATACGCAGTATATGTCGACACGAGAACAATAGCGCAGTGATATGTCCCAGAAGAGCGATAGAGCATCAAGTGAAACCGTACATGCAGCATGAATTgtataaaataattacattatgGAAGGCATTGGCGGTAATCATCTAGTGAGCCCTACGTGGACGCTCACCACTCACTCACCTGCTCACTGGCGCACTGCAGCAAGGCATCGTGGGGCAAATTACAGCAGGTCCCTCTCAGGCTCAGCGCTAGCTGCAGAATCTTCTTTCTGAATGAGAGAATAACAGGTAAGAACGGATTTTCCTCCCGgtaagatttaaaaaacaaacaaaaaaaaacccaaccacAACATAGAACAGTCGAATGACAGTGTCTGTTTTCACAAATAActtaatgaagtgattttggtaTATAGACCAGGcccctgcagggttaaaacactttGCTTATGCACTCCTAGACACCCCTCCTCATTCCGAGCTGGCTAATAACCCGCTATTGGCACAATGTGCTTCATCTCTGTATCTACAAAGTTTCAAACTGGAACACATCACATGCAGGCtccaaacaccacaaccactttaaATCATTGAACACACCAAGAAATACGGAATctgttgtcgctatataaatgccaatagtaataataaaaataaccacTGCCTGGAGTCTGCCAGTTACTGATCCTCTCCTCCACTACCAATAATGGAGAGCTCTCCTGAGTTATGCCCTGCAGTGCGGGGATTAACCTGTTGTTGGACactgtcactctcagccaatgaactcaGCCCTGCACTGCAGTTCCTACTTAGAAAATTCTGGCTCTCTGGCATTGGTGGTGAAAGCGTGGAACGTCTCTTGGCATaccacaggtaagaagtcaaaaacTGACTCCTTATAATGAATGGTGGTTATTGTAGTGATTGATTGTTCTTTTAACCAGCCACGGGCTAACTTGCCACAATTAGCTTTTCAAGTTAACTCACGGCTTCATAAATAATCCTATACATTCTCAGTACTACTGGAGAAATTAAGGAAAAAGCAAGATTAAATGGAACGGATTCCAACATATTGAATAAATCTGCCTCCCAGCAGGGGTGGTACTTACTGTTTAGTAAGGAGTTTGTGGCCTCCGCAGAGCTTTTGCAGGCTGTCTACAGTCACGTTACCGAGATCCACGCTCTCCACTTCCCGGTCGTACTTGGGGTAAGGGGCTTGGCTTGCGAAGCAGGTGTACATAGCGGCTCGGTCCTGCTTCACGCAGCATTCGTTTTGTCTGGTTTTAACAGTCCGCTCCTCTGAGCAGAACTTCTGCAGAACTTTCTGCCACTGTGGGTTATAAAATCGAAGACCCAGACTCAGGGTTAGTAACGTGCAGGGAATTCGGACAGCTCTATCACCATGTGTAAAGACTAGAAATAAAGGGTCCAAAGATTCTAAACAGAGAGGGATATTACAGATCTATAGATTTAAACGGATATATCCCGTTTTGGCTTTCTATTTCCCACCACTATCTGTTCAGCATCACTGCTATCTGTATACAGGAAGTAAAACAGAAAATGTCTTGAAGGGATGGGTAACCTTCGGCATTCGAGACattgtggacttcatctcccctgatgctttgccagcattatggctgaatGGTGAATGAGTGGTGAATGCTGCCGACTGCTACTTCAAATTGAGCCAGTTCTCCACGGATCACACAAATAGCAAGCCACATGTCAGGTGGTCATGCCTCTAGTTTAAGAATTGGTAGGTCACCAGCAAACATCAAGTAAAAAAACTTGAATATCTCATTCCGCTTGTGCATGCAGTTATCCCACCCCAAATTATTCCCTATTCCCACAATTCATAGTGTGCGGGTTTACTCTGGGAGTAGTAGAATGTAGCGTTATTGACGCCCAGGAATGACTATGAAATGCTAACGTTGCAACTTATATAGCAATTCTGGTGAAGTAGTGGAATGTTCTGTGAAGTGACAGTATATAGTTTCTCACATTAGAGGCAGAATGTTACCCAGTAACCGTTACACACTCACCGCAGTGTGAGCACAGGTCACATTTTCATCCTTGCAGCATTTCTTGAATTCACGTTCCAGGTGATTGAGGGATTGTGCCTGGCGTTTGTAAGAGCCAAATGAACTTTGTGGCAGCTGGTTCTTGGTGTAAATGGGTCGGAACTTCCTCAGATTGCAGATATTCTGGATGGTGCTTGATTTGGGTTCTCCTGGTGGGAATGACAGGACAGGCAGACCATCACTACCGCGTTTCTGGCATTTTGGTGAGTTAGGAGGGCACGGTTTTAAGCTTCTAGGACTTCCCACTGCAGGCAGGTCGGCGCTTCCGATTTCTGGAACCAGAACTTGCATGGACTGAAAGATGTACTTTGGGTTAGGAGCATCAGAACTGAAGCAAATTTCTCTTTCGGAGCCACGTTTCTTGCAGCAATGATAAGGTCTGGTCTTTACGCTGAACTCTTCCTGACAAAATGCTTCCAGGGTACTCTTCCACTAGACAGGGGAAACGTAAATCATCAGAGATGTAGTGCTCAGAGGTAAATCCTGACCAAATACATGTGGCATATTTTACTCTCTAGATATCTATAAACAACTCCAAAAGGTCTGTTCAAAGGAGGAGTTTGAGTATAACCAGTTGATTATTCTCGGCCCAGATAACGCAGAATATGAAACACTCCATGCAGCCAGCATCACTCTCATTCATGTCCATTCAGCTTTTATGAAGCTCTGGGTAAGTTACAGATACAAAAAAGACGATGAGGTTTAAAAAGTAAGAGTATAAAATGGTCTGCGTCCAAGCTATTATGAGagtgtttttataatttattgtatCACCATGGCTGCCATGAGAAATTGCAGAGCCTCCTGACACGGCAgttacacactcccagacatacacacactgatcacgTTCTCAACTACAAGTACGCATTCACACACATAGGTACACGGCTACACACTGCCCTGCTAGAAAC
It encodes the following:
- the LOC134582484 gene encoding extracellular matrix protein 1-like, which gives rise to MDLFQVWTLTLQLSVLLCPGLAAHDLPVAEQRDMYQREIIPDIYQREIIPDVYQTEIIPELPAVDDWEIYQREIIPQMPVIEQKLVEPFLIRGEPVLTPRGRRPVSQCGDRPCSVQTSSNNLADFPPGRPYRGNIGNICDVSRQKPVYGSHNLPQTGFAHLSRQGYAITDLEEGYTKCCQQSDRLTCAESVWKSTLEAFCQEEFSVKTRPYHCCKKRGSEREICFSSDAPNPKYIFQSMQVLVPEIGSADLPAVGSPRSLKPCPPNSPKCQKRGSDGLPVLSFPPGEPKSSTIQNICNLRKFRPIYTKNQLPQSSFGSYKRQAQSLNHLEREFKKCCKDENVTCAHTAWQKVLQKFCSEERTVKTRQNECCVKQDRAAMYTCFASQAPYPKYDREVESVDLGNVTVDSLQKLCGGHKLLTKQKKILQLALSLRGTCCNLPHDALLQCASEQKEKFIETICSSKKAVWNDAQKCCKKSNEEKADCFNSHLQNVSLVVSQRKKPEK